A window of Longispora fulva contains these coding sequences:
- a CDS encoding ArdC family protein translates to MAKQKKAPATEEQKAEWAEARKAKVAALKDRSDEAVAALAEPKAWAAMLHGMGCFGRRYSLRNVLLIITQLPGATNVNGFWTWKAQGRDVRKGQHGAAILAAMRGTKSTEGEAQEQAKPAAEQATPAEGAQGERKGVRGFKPETVFDISQTAPTNPDAPDLCPPVVDADRAAIVHWPAIVARIATHGYDVETWTEGDDEEDGDQGDGYEIDTDSRTVRLTTNGDLADARQAVHALACLELGQLDTGEGYEAAVVDSVAHIVMSGLKLTADAPDPEDFDAIGEALSDTDPETIIEAVETVAQAARDILDAIDPMPEPAARPTRKS, encoded by the coding sequence ATGGCGAAGCAGAAGAAGGCTCCGGCGACCGAGGAGCAGAAAGCCGAGTGGGCCGAGGCGCGCAAGGCGAAGGTCGCGGCTCTCAAGGACCGCAGCGACGAAGCGGTCGCGGCGCTGGCCGAGCCGAAGGCGTGGGCCGCGATGCTGCACGGCATGGGGTGCTTCGGCCGCCGGTACTCGCTCCGTAACGTCCTGCTGATCATCACGCAGCTTCCGGGCGCCACGAACGTCAACGGCTTCTGGACCTGGAAGGCGCAGGGGCGCGACGTGCGCAAGGGCCAGCACGGCGCGGCGATCCTCGCCGCGATGCGCGGGACGAAGAGCACCGAAGGCGAGGCCCAGGAGCAGGCGAAGCCCGCCGCGGAGCAGGCGACGCCCGCCGAGGGCGCGCAGGGCGAGCGTAAGGGGGTGCGCGGCTTCAAGCCCGAAACCGTGTTCGACATCAGCCAGACCGCCCCGACCAACCCGGACGCGCCGGACCTCTGCCCGCCGGTGGTCGACGCCGACCGGGCCGCCATCGTCCACTGGCCCGCGATCGTTGCCCGCATCGCCACCCACGGCTACGACGTCGAGACCTGGACCGAGGGTGACGACGAGGAGGACGGCGACCAGGGCGACGGCTACGAGATCGACACCGACAGCCGCACCGTGCGGCTCACCACCAACGGCGACCTCGCCGACGCGCGCCAGGCCGTGCACGCGCTGGCCTGCCTGGAACTCGGCCAGCTCGACACCGGCGAGGGCTACGAGGCAGCGGTGGTCGACTCGGTCGCCCACATCGTCATGAGCGGACTCAAGCTCACCGCCGACGCCCCGGACCCCGAGGACTTCGACGCGATCGGCGAAGCCCTCAGCGACACCGACCCGGAAACGATCATCGAAGCCGTGGAGACCGTCGCCCAGGCCGCGCGGGACATCCTCGACGCCATCGACCCGATGCCCGAGCCCGCCGCCCGGCCCACCCGCAAGAGCTGA